One part of the Mycobacterium marinum genome encodes these proteins:
- a CDS encoding DUF4349 domain-containing protein: MTVRITPTTEADTTGPVAADGQPGPGALSTDRGGLPLERVDVGVDITGLTSRVELRQDFVNVFDVALEASYVFPLPDSAAVTRMRVSVDGRDVEAELREREAARRAYDEAIASGRSARILEEDRPDVFTIRVGNIVPGQRVTVALTIINPLTYEDGEATFRFPLVVAPRYIPGEPLADIAVGDGYADDTDAVPDASRITPPMLVAGFAHSVPVTIDVGIDPAGFNLSQVRSNMPAVTGADGRIQVTPGAPANRDFVLRLDYDAQELASSLVLVPDADGDEGTYQLTVLPPAGVAAPRPRHLVLVLDRSRSMAGWKMTAARRAASRIVDALTSDDRFAVLTFDDGIEYPVGLPAGLTEASDRHRYRAVEHLARVEARGDTEMLAPLRRALALLGREQVADTDDAVLILISDGQVGNEDQLLQELSGDLGRVRLHTIGVDEAVNAGFLRRLAGVGGGRCVLVDNEDRLDEALPGVIQRCARTPLATGLEVRAAGFTAIEDTVSPARLPDLLPGVPLVVSGRYRGSAPGSLTVRGATEAGADWSITVAAERCAVPAVTAQWARAHLRDLEDGYAAAPADTRDDVATRIVDTSLRFGVLCRFTAYVAGELRDGRVVAEGALHHRVIQPVAVPAPQSPPRVRGASQNAVATRRVEGSARGDSEAKRSKVRTVKLRNVVAVALVSALLVGTGWIWSLSGDSLSTATRDQSTGIVGGTPPEIADSIGIPETKGSLGGTENTVSLPEAPPPPRTPADGTYKRDIITNGSLQMVVAAPAQAADQLAVAVSDAGGRVDSRSERSGASSPTVSLVVRIPADKLDGVLADAKNLGEVESMSIGHTDVTSQRVDLDARIEALQTSVNRLRELMGRAGSVADLLAAESSLTERQAELDSLRAQRATLGDEISYATINVTLSSKPTVAPGGFLGALERGWQSLIATVDGLVLTIGFLLPWIPVLGVLVLAVVWVLRRKIFSRASRVGHGTDGDSETES, encoded by the coding sequence ATGACCGTGCGTATCACGCCGACGACTGAGGCCGATACGACCGGCCCCGTCGCCGCCGACGGCCAGCCTGGCCCGGGCGCGCTGAGCACCGACCGGGGCGGCCTGCCACTCGAACGCGTCGATGTTGGGGTCGATATCACCGGACTCACCAGCCGAGTCGAGCTGAGGCAAGACTTCGTCAACGTTTTCGACGTAGCCCTGGAAGCCAGCTACGTGTTCCCGCTGCCAGATAGTGCGGCGGTCACCCGCATGCGGGTGAGCGTCGACGGGCGCGATGTTGAGGCCGAGTTGCGCGAGCGTGAGGCTGCTCGCCGCGCTTATGACGAGGCCATCGCATCGGGGCGATCGGCCCGGATCCTCGAGGAGGATCGGCCGGACGTGTTCACTATCCGGGTCGGCAATATCGTGCCCGGTCAACGGGTCACCGTCGCGCTCACCATCATCAACCCCCTGACCTACGAGGATGGTGAGGCAACATTCCGCTTCCCATTGGTGGTCGCACCCCGCTACATCCCGGGTGAACCGCTGGCCGATATTGCTGTCGGCGACGGCTACGCCGACGACACGGATGCGGTCCCCGACGCATCTCGGATCACCCCGCCGATGCTGGTGGCAGGATTTGCGCACTCGGTTCCGGTGACCATCGACGTTGGGATCGACCCCGCCGGTTTCAACCTGTCGCAGGTGCGATCAAACATGCCCGCGGTGACCGGTGCCGATGGGCGGATACAGGTGACACCCGGTGCACCGGCCAACCGGGATTTCGTCTTGCGGCTGGACTACGACGCGCAGGAACTCGCCAGCTCGCTGGTGCTGGTTCCCGATGCCGACGGCGACGAGGGCACCTACCAGCTGACGGTGCTGCCGCCGGCCGGTGTCGCAGCACCGCGCCCACGGCACCTGGTGCTGGTGCTGGACCGCTCCCGCAGCATGGCCGGGTGGAAGATGACCGCCGCCCGCCGCGCCGCATCCCGCATCGTGGACGCGCTCACCAGCGACGACCGGTTCGCGGTGCTGACCTTCGATGACGGCATCGAGTATCCGGTCGGTCTGCCCGCGGGGTTGACCGAGGCCAGTGACCGGCATCGCTATCGCGCGGTCGAGCACCTCGCTCGCGTCGAAGCGCGCGGCGACACCGAAATGCTCGCGCCGTTGCGGCGGGCGCTGGCCCTGTTGGGCCGGGAGCAGGTGGCCGACACCGATGATGCGGTGCTCATCCTGATCTCCGACGGGCAGGTCGGCAACGAGGACCAGCTGCTGCAAGAGCTGTCCGGCGATCTGGGGCGGGTACGGCTGCACACGATCGGTGTCGATGAGGCCGTCAACGCCGGATTCCTGCGCCGCCTGGCCGGTGTCGGCGGGGGACGCTGCGTGCTGGTGGACAACGAGGACCGCCTCGACGAGGCCCTGCCCGGCGTCATCCAGCGCTGCGCACGGACGCCGCTGGCGACCGGGCTGGAAGTACGTGCCGCGGGGTTCACAGCTATCGAGGACACCGTGAGCCCGGCTCGGTTGCCCGACCTGTTGCCCGGGGTGCCGCTGGTGGTGTCCGGACGGTATCGGGGGAGTGCGCCCGGCTCGCTGACCGTGCGCGGCGCCACCGAGGCGGGCGCGGACTGGTCGATCACCGTGGCCGCGGAGCGCTGCGCGGTCCCAGCCGTGACGGCGCAATGGGCGCGGGCCCACCTGCGCGACCTCGAGGACGGCTACGCCGCGGCGCCGGCGGATACCCGAGACGACGTGGCGACGCGGATCGTCGACACGTCGCTGCGCTTCGGTGTCTTGTGCAGGTTCACCGCCTATGTCGCCGGTGAACTTCGGGACGGCCGCGTGGTAGCCGAGGGCGCGCTGCACCACCGGGTGATCCAGCCCGTCGCGGTGCCGGCCCCCCAAAGCCCGCCGCGAGTCAGGGGCGCGTCGCAGAATGCGGTAGCGACCCGCCGGGTGGAAGGATCCGCCCGCGGCGACTCGGAAGCCAAGCGATCGAAAGTGCGAACGGTCAAGCTACGCAACGTAGTTGCGGTGGCGCTGGTCAGTGCGCTGCTGGTTGGCACCGGCTGGATCTGGTCGCTTAGCGGCGACAGCTTGTCCACCGCGACGCGTGATCAAAGCACCGGCATAGTGGGCGGCACGCCCCCCGAAATCGCGGATTCAATCGGGATTCCGGAGACCAAGGGCAGCCTCGGCGGCACCGAGAACACGGTCTCGTTGCCGGAGGCGCCGCCGCCACCAAGGACCCCGGCGGACGGAACCTACAAACGGGACATCATCACCAACGGATCGCTGCAGATGGTCGTCGCAGCGCCCGCCCAAGCCGCCGACCAGCTGGCAGTCGCGGTCTCCGACGCCGGCGGCAGGGTCGACTCGCGCTCGGAACGCTCCGGGGCCTCCTCGCCCACGGTCAGCCTCGTCGTGCGCATCCCCGCCGACAAGCTCGACGGCGTTCTGGCCGACGCGAAGAATCTCGGTGAAGTGGAATCGATGTCGATCGGCCACACCGACGTCACGTCCCAACGCGTCGACCTCGACGCCCGCATCGAGGCTCTGCAAACATCGGTGAATCGCCTGCGCGAGCTGATGGGCCGGGCGGGCAGTGTTGCCGACCTGCTCGCCGCGGAGTCGTCGCTGACCGAGCGTCAGGCCGAGCTGGACTCGCTGCGGGCCCAGCGCGCCACACTCGGTGACGAAATCTCCTATGCAACAATCAATGTCACTCTCTCGTCCAAACCGACGGTGGCGCCCGGTGGTTTCCTCGGAGCCCTCGAACGTGGATGGCAGTCATTGATCGCCACTGTCGATGGCCTGGTGTTGACCATTGGATTTCTGCTGCCCTGGATCCCGGTACTAGGCGTGCTGGTGCTGGCGGTCGTTTGGGTGTTGCGCCGCAAGATCTTTTCGCGTGCCTCCCGAGTCGGCCATGGCACCGACGGGGACTCGGAAACGGAGTCGTAG
- a CDS encoding MerR family transcriptional regulator: MAERASWTLDELVRRVAAGLADPAYPGAPNGRVRQLPDRRSVRWYTTTGLIDRPVMQGRTALYGPRHLLQVIAVKRRQAEGRSLADIQAELAGATNETLSRVAAVPDELVTAEARASAEVHPSRRSRFWADRPVTVEPATDGGGADTVTSLAAVSLPGGVTLLLPAEGQGRPGDDDLDAIRAAARPLLQLLADRGLLSGLLSQDEMNGAHHDRAYHADD; encoded by the coding sequence ATGGCCGAGCGGGCGTCGTGGACGCTGGACGAGCTGGTGCGACGGGTTGCCGCCGGGCTGGCCGATCCCGCCTACCCGGGAGCGCCCAACGGCCGGGTCCGCCAGCTTCCCGATCGACGCTCGGTGCGGTGGTACACCACCACCGGGCTCATCGACCGGCCGGTCATGCAGGGGCGCACCGCGTTGTATGGCCCGCGGCACCTGCTGCAGGTCATTGCGGTCAAACGCCGCCAGGCTGAGGGCCGTTCGTTGGCCGACATTCAAGCCGAGCTGGCCGGAGCGACCAATGAAACGTTGAGCAGGGTGGCCGCCGTTCCCGACGAACTGGTGACGGCCGAGGCGCGGGCGTCGGCCGAGGTCCACCCGAGCCGCCGCAGCCGCTTCTGGGCCGATCGGCCGGTCACCGTAGAACCGGCGACCGACGGTGGCGGTGCTGACACTGTCACGTCGCTTGCGGCGGTAAGCCTGCCTGGCGGGGTAACGCTGTTGCTGCCCGCCGAGGGCCAAGGCCGCCCCGGTGACGACGATCTGGACGCGATCCGTGCGGCCGCCCGGCCACTGCTGCAACTGTTGGCCGACCGCGGCTTGCTGTCGGGCCTGCTATCCCAGGATGAGATGAACGGAGCCCATCATGACCGTGCGTATCACGCCGACGACTGA
- a CDS encoding BTAD domain-containing putative transcriptional regulator — protein MLSFGVLGPLEMTIDGAAVPLGTPKQRAVLAALLINRNRPVAIDALIEAAWEQGAPAGARETLYAYVSKLRRLMAGAGIETRELLANMPPGYRLTVADGDYDLGRFAAEKHAGVRAAAASGFEQASEHFSAALAQWRGPVLDDLRDFNFVDAFATGLAEEKLVTQIARAEVEIACGRAQSVIGELEALTTDHPYREPLWVQLITAYYLAERQSDALDAYRRLRDRLAEDLGVDPAPTVRALYGRILRQRPLDVCKTAQANADETISTLSVHMPAIPDATHGPSLRDANERRYPLVATTTRIGRSPDNDIVLSGGKVSRHHAAIVDTGSSFVIVDLRSLNGVSVSGRRVHTSTALTEGDRIRIAEHQLIFETASGADRVS, from the coding sequence GTGTTGAGTTTCGGTGTCCTCGGGCCATTGGAGATGACGATCGATGGCGCAGCCGTGCCGTTGGGCACCCCCAAGCAACGGGCGGTGCTGGCGGCGTTGCTGATCAATCGCAACCGCCCCGTCGCAATCGATGCGTTGATCGAGGCGGCGTGGGAGCAGGGGGCTCCGGCGGGGGCACGAGAAACGCTATACGCGTACGTGTCAAAGCTGCGTCGTCTGATGGCCGGTGCCGGCATCGAGACTCGAGAACTGCTGGCAAACATGCCACCGGGATACCGACTCACGGTTGCCGATGGCGACTACGACCTCGGCCGATTCGCGGCCGAAAAGCACGCCGGGGTACGGGCCGCCGCGGCTTCGGGCTTTGAACAAGCTAGCGAGCACTTCTCGGCCGCGCTTGCCCAGTGGCGCGGTCCGGTGCTCGACGACTTACGCGACTTCAACTTCGTCGACGCCTTCGCCACCGGACTGGCCGAGGAAAAACTGGTCACACAGATCGCTCGCGCTGAAGTTGAAATTGCTTGCGGCCGAGCCCAGTCGGTGATTGGCGAGCTGGAGGCACTCACCACCGACCACCCCTACCGGGAACCGCTTTGGGTGCAGCTGATCACCGCTTACTATCTGGCCGAACGCCAATCCGATGCGCTCGATGCCTATCGTCGACTGCGGGACAGGCTGGCAGAGGACCTCGGTGTCGACCCCGCTCCTACGGTGCGCGCGCTATATGGACGAATCCTGCGTCAGCGGCCACTCGACGTCTGCAAGACCGCCCAGGCGAACGCCGATGAAACCATCAGCACCCTGTCGGTCCACATGCCGGCCATTCCGGACGCCACCCACGGCCCTTCACTACGCGACGCGAACGAACGTAGGTATCCGTTGGTCGCGACCACCACCCGCATCGGACGCAGCCCGGACAATGACATCGTTCTTTCCGGTGGCAAGGTCAGCCGTCACCACGCCGCGATCGTTGACACCGGGTCCAGTTTCGTCATCGTGGATTTGCGGTCGTTAAACGGCGTTTCCGTTTCTGGCCGACGTGTTCATACCAGCACCGCGCTAACCGAAGGTGACCGGATTCGCATTGCCGAACACCAGTTGATCTTCGAAACCGCCTCCGGAGCCGACAGGGTGTCCTAG